The following coding sequences are from one Methanosarcina sp. WWM596 window:
- a CDS encoding 50S ribosomal protein L22, with protein sequence MARINYSINGDPEITSKAMGSELHISPKKSREVCCKIKGMKASEARKFLEDVIALKQAVPFKRHSEGTGHRKGPMAGGRYPVSASKEILKVLKNAESNAEYKGLEPANMYITHAVIQRGRVIHGFMPRARGRATPKDTETVNIEMILSEVR encoded by the coding sequence ATGGCAAGAATAAACTATTCAATTAATGGAGATCCTGAAATTACCTCTAAAGCAATGGGTTCCGAACTTCACATTTCCCCGAAGAAGTCCCGTGAGGTTTGTTGCAAGATTAAAGGCATGAAAGCCTCTGAAGCAAGGAAATTCCTTGAGGACGTAATTGCCCTGAAGCAGGCAGTGCCCTTCAAGAGACACTCCGAAGGGACCGGTCACAGGAAAGGTCCTATGGCTGGAGGAAGATACCCTGTCAGTGCTTCAAAAGAGATCTTAAAGGTTCTCAAAAATGCAGAGAGCAACGCCGAGTACAAGGGTCTTGAACCTGCAAACATGTACATCACCCATGCTGTCATTCAGCGTGGAAGGGTGATTCATGGGTTCATGCCGAGGGCAAGAGGAAGGGCAACACCCAAAGACACGGAAACTGTAAACATCGAGATGATCCTCTCCGAGGTGCGCTAA
- a CDS encoding DUF1616 domain-containing protein — translation MPYLKKCVFVDDLLAVTFLSCLGAIFVLVPPFNETFLRIPIALSLFFFVPGYAFISALFPGNKEISGIERFTLSVGFSLILTVFDGFLISLLPWGYRPAPIVVSILGITTFFSILAIFTRKLKDESEQFSFSLKEFIRSIQSDEVDEADEDHDGSEEIPAAASVTIESRRFHRSKSKVKAKGLKNQSGTETRTDARKKPLPPEIEKALVIALIGSIIISSAMLAYAKMTREKETFTMLYLLGPDGKAEGYPNESLLNIPINVTVGIENHELQNVNYILQMKADGEVIKELNIPLEDGGTWQEDLTYTRHKLKSDRSKLEFALFKEEPGYFPYRSVHLYIENNNNNFSHLDDEKYTDAFALPKLANGEMEPSNGWIFTSNSDYITGSYANSSGINSSYAYRIINSYEGNMSGYSVEFGEIYQNIECEEDIMAVFSAYVMDNFNSNVQGTDPQQKYVTLNGETIWSDGIGGNEGWQRLEVPISLQAGENNLTLGLRQQPGEIMPAEVFWDSISLKPLSDLSSYVSDSNTVETVPPTSSVLELPAYTDNKTFTVSWNGTDDTSGIAYYSIDSSTDGINWKTWISKIADNSSTFTGEDNQTYYFRSKAVDRAGNEEPEHPEPDTWIKVYTGVPEVTLDISPNPCKTGTTFTVTYPVPLQAVVCLITRDGFEPESNELTSSDGIHWTGNYIVKNGNHFYVEALCTDIFGDTISAFDEIRVDSSIPDFEIEINPKIIDEGDLEIKVTPSTALKSKPSVLVSANEKIDVTYLSYSDGIYFYEARIKSEINEGDHKVSVTGHDLESEKITGNSTFVVDHSG, via the coding sequence ATGCCATACTTAAAAAAATGTGTTTTTGTAGATGACTTGCTTGCAGTTACGTTTCTTTCATGCCTGGGAGCTATCTTTGTACTTGTTCCCCCCTTCAATGAAACATTTCTCAGGATTCCTATAGCTCTATCACTCTTTTTTTTCGTCCCAGGTTATGCCTTTATATCTGCACTTTTCCCGGGCAATAAAGAAATCAGCGGGATAGAACGTTTTACCTTAAGTGTTGGCTTCAGCCTTATACTCACAGTTTTTGACGGCTTTTTAATAAGCCTCCTTCCCTGGGGTTATCGCCCTGCCCCGATAGTTGTATCTATTCTCGGGATTACGACTTTCTTCAGCATTCTTGCAATTTTTACCAGAAAATTAAAGGACGAGAGCGAGCAGTTCTCCTTTTCTCTGAAAGAATTCATAAGGTCCATTCAATCGGATGAAGTTGATGAGGCCGATGAAGACCATGATGGATCTGAAGAAATTCCTGCTGCAGCCTCTGTTACAATTGAAAGTAGGCGTTTTCACAGGTCAAAAAGCAAAGTTAAAGCAAAGGGTTTAAAGAACCAGTCCGGTACAGAAACCAGAACGGATGCCCGGAAAAAACCTTTGCCTCCTGAGATTGAAAAAGCTCTCGTAATTGCCTTGATAGGTTCGATAATTATCTCAAGTGCAATGCTTGCATACGCCAAGATGACCCGGGAAAAGGAAACCTTTACAATGCTGTATCTCCTGGGCCCTGATGGGAAAGCCGAAGGCTATCCGAATGAGAGCCTGCTCAATATCCCGATCAATGTTACGGTCGGAATTGAAAACCATGAGCTTCAGAATGTAAACTATATCCTCCAGATGAAAGCCGACGGGGAGGTAATAAAGGAGCTCAATATCCCCTTAGAAGATGGAGGAACCTGGCAGGAGGACCTGACGTACACACGCCATAAATTGAAAAGCGACAGGTCCAAACTTGAATTTGCCCTCTTTAAGGAAGAGCCGGGTTATTTCCCTTACAGGTCTGTTCATCTCTATATTGAAAATAATAATAATAATTTCTCTCACCTGGACGACGAGAAATACACTGATGCCTTTGCACTTCCAAAGCTTGCAAACGGAGAGATGGAGCCCTCAAATGGGTGGATTTTTACTTCAAATTCCGATTATATAACAGGTTCATATGCAAATAGCTCAGGAATAAATTCCTCTTATGCTTACAGGATAATAAATTCCTATGAAGGAAACATGTCCGGCTATTCAGTAGAATTCGGAGAGATTTATCAAAATATAGAATGCGAAGAAGACATCATGGCTGTGTTCTCAGCATATGTAATGGATAATTTCAACTCAAATGTTCAGGGAACGGATCCCCAGCAAAAATATGTTACCCTCAACGGAGAAACTATCTGGTCGGATGGGATCGGTGGAAACGAAGGGTGGCAGCGCCTTGAAGTCCCCATCTCCCTGCAGGCAGGCGAGAATAACCTAACACTCGGTTTGAGGCAGCAGCCAGGGGAAATCATGCCTGCTGAAGTTTTCTGGGACAGTATCTCCCTGAAACCACTTTCAGACCTCTCATCATACGTTTCGGACTCCAATACTGTCGAAACAGTGCCCCCAACCTCAAGTGTGTTGGAACTCCCGGCGTACACCGACAATAAGACATTTACCGTTTCCTGGAACGGGACAGATGACACTTCGGGAATCGCTTATTACTCCATAGATTCCAGCACAGACGGAATTAACTGGAAGACCTGGATTTCAAAGATTGCAGATAACTCTTCAACCTTTACCGGAGAGGATAACCAGACGTATTATTTCCGTTCAAAAGCTGTTGATAGGGCAGGCAACGAAGAACCCGAACATCCGGAACCGGATACCTGGATTAAAGTCTATACCGGAGTTCCAGAGGTAACGCTGGATATCTCTCCCAATCCCTGCAAGACTGGCACAACATTTACTGTTACGTACCCTGTACCTCTCCAGGCTGTTGTATGTCTGATTACCAGAGATGGCTTTGAGCCTGAATCCAATGAACTAACGTCCTCGGATGGAATTCACTGGACAGGCAATTACATTGTAAAGAACGGAAACCATTTCTATGTAGAAGCTTTATGCACGGATATCTTCGGAGATACAATCTCTGCTTTCGATGAGATTCGGGTTGATAGCTCAATTCCTGATTTTGAAATTGAGATTAACCCGAAAATTATTGATGAGGGAGATCTGGAAATCAAAGTTACGCCCTCAACTGCGTTAAAGTCAAAGCCCTCAGTATTAGTCTCCGCCAATGAGAAGATCGATGTCACTTATTTGTCATATTCAGATGGCATCTACTTCTATGAAGCGAGAATAAAGTCCGAAATAAATGAGGGAGACCACAAAGTCTCAGTAACGGGCCATGACCTGGAATCTGAAAAAATAACAGGTAACAGTACATTTGTAGTTGACCATTCCGGTTGA
- a CDS encoding 30S ribosomal protein S17 — MARDIGLNIPAPSEECDDAYCPFHGTLPVRGQILVGTVVSSKMDNTVVIERQYMKMVPKYQRYEKRRSKVHAHNPPCISAKVGDIVTIAECRRISKTKSFVVVKAEVPK; from the coding sequence ATGGCAAGAGATATTGGATTAAATATACCGGCGCCATCAGAGGAATGTGATGATGCATACTGTCCCTTTCACGGAACACTTCCGGTGAGAGGTCAGATCCTTGTGGGTACCGTGGTCAGCAGCAAAATGGACAATACGGTAGTCATTGAAAGGCAATACATGAAAATGGTGCCGAAATACCAGAGATACGAGAAGAGACGCTCGAAGGTTCACGCACACAACCCGCCTTGCATTTCTGCAAAAGTTGGTGACATTGTCACCATCGCAGAATGCAGGCGTATAAGCAAAACCAAGTCTTTTGTGGTGGTCAAAGCGGAGGTGCCTAAATGA
- a CDS encoding 50S ribosomal protein L2 — MGKRIISQNRGRGTPTYRAPSHKYKADLRHPRVDENTSLQGEVIKIEHDPARSAPIAKVAFENGEELFLLASEGISVGNIIECGDDAVVKPGNIVPIGNVPEGFFICNIESKPNDGGKFVRSSGVYATVVTHEPTRTAVAMPSGNIKWLNPKCRAVVGIVAGGGRVDRPWLKAGKKYHKMKTRAAKYPRVSGVAMNPIDHPFGGGAWKHPGKPTTVSRNAPPGRKVGLIAARRTGMKR, encoded by the coding sequence ATGGGTAAAAGAATCATATCACAGAACAGGGGTAGAGGTACTCCAACCTACAGAGCTCCTTCTCACAAGTATAAGGCAGACCTGAGGCACCCCCGTGTGGATGAAAATACCTCCCTTCAGGGAGAAGTCATAAAAATCGAGCACGACCCTGCTCGCTCAGCCCCTATCGCAAAAGTTGCCTTTGAAAACGGAGAGGAACTTTTCCTTCTTGCTTCCGAAGGCATTTCAGTAGGGAACATCATTGAGTGTGGAGACGATGCCGTGGTCAAGCCCGGGAACATTGTACCTATCGGAAATGTTCCTGAAGGTTTCTTCATCTGCAACATCGAATCAAAGCCAAACGACGGCGGCAAATTTGTCCGATCCTCCGGAGTATATGCAACCGTTGTGACTCACGAACCGACAAGGACTGCAGTGGCTATGCCTTCCGGTAACATAAAGTGGCTTAACCCCAAGTGCAGAGCAGTTGTCGGGATTGTTGCTGGCGGTGGCAGAGTGGACAGACCCTGGCTCAAAGCCGGTAAAAAGTACCACAAAATGAAAACAAGGGCTGCAAAGTATCCAAGGGTTTCAGGTGTTGCCATGAATCCGATTGACCACCCGTTCGGTGGAGGTGCCTGGAAGCACCCGGGAAAGCCCACAACTGTTAGTAGAAACGCCCCGCCCGGAAGAAAAGTCGGGCTGATTGCAGCAAGAAGGACCGGAATGAAGCGCTGA
- a CDS encoding PEF-CTERM sorting domain-containing protein: MKKISLFLVSITFLLILGAGNALAAEPSLTDILNNHYGDGNFVEVTNTNEYEFQPGAYVVTALVVDKQASYTNPIGWYSSSSDKTVLFPNPSGQIGSSMDFTPNGKFGIYVSPNSETTYYSKASLNGGVKRVKLFTLNTGGYVMGFEDSADNDYQDVVLELKGANLSIPEFPTVAAPVAAILGLFLIFGRKKEGL; encoded by the coding sequence ATGAAGAAAATATCATTATTTTTGGTTAGTATTACGTTTTTACTGATATTAGGAGCTGGAAACGCATTAGCAGCTGAACCCTCTCTGACTGACATTCTAAATAACCACTATGGAGATGGAAATTTTGTTGAGGTCACTAATACAAACGAGTACGAATTTCAGCCGGGAGCTTATGTTGTAACTGCCTTAGTTGTGGATAAACAGGCTTCTTATACTAATCCTATTGGATGGTATAGTTCTAGTTCTGATAAGACTGTACTTTTTCCCAACCCATCAGGTCAAATAGGATCTTCAATGGACTTTACTCCGAATGGAAAGTTTGGGATTTATGTATCTCCTAATAGTGAAACAACTTATTACAGTAAAGCAAGCCTGAATGGAGGAGTAAAACGTGTAAAACTCTTTACTCTAAATACGGGTGGTTATGTTATGGGATTTGAAGATTCGGCAGATAATGACTATCAAGATGTAGTGCTTGAACTCAAAGGCGCAAATCTTTCCATCCCTGAATTTCCAACCGTTGCCGCCCCCGTCGCAGCTATACTTGGACTTTTCTTAATATTCGGGCGTAAGAAAGAAGGACTGTGA
- the rpmC gene encoding 50S ribosomal protein L29: MAILRTNEIRTMTIEERADELENLNNELVRERALTSAGGAPDNPGRIGEIRRTIARIKTIQHELNEI; the protein is encoded by the coding sequence ATGGCAATTCTCAGGACCAACGAAATCCGGACCATGACAATCGAAGAACGGGCTGACGAACTCGAAAACCTTAATAATGAACTGGTTAGAGAACGTGCCCTTACCTCTGCAGGCGGGGCTCCAGACAATCCGGGACGAATCGGAGAGATCAGGAGAACTATTGCCCGGATAAAGACAATTCAGCACGAGCTAAATGAGATCTAA
- a CDS encoding PEF-CTERM sorting domain-containing protein: MKKILLLLVSGLLIVCMAGSAMAASSTLIRVDNGKIVSNEDLYLPVNEPLTLKFSVEYTPAESGITYNYDAKVTPWKNSNGDVLGNANDVSVILPNPATFTLPEITTGIGLFTDTNVIIVTRESSAPADAIYKVTIGDTEFLLTSASTNLYVPEFPTVAAPIAAILGLFFIFGRKKEGL, translated from the coding sequence ATGAAGAAAATATTGTTACTATTAGTGAGCGGTTTATTGATCGTTTGTATGGCCGGATCGGCAATGGCAGCTAGTTCAACTTTGATAAGGGTTGACAATGGAAAAATTGTAAGTAATGAAGACTTATATTTGCCTGTTAACGAACCTTTAACCTTAAAATTCTCTGTAGAATACACTCCCGCTGAAAGTGGTATTACATACAACTATGATGCTAAAGTGACTCCATGGAAAAATAGCAATGGTGATGTGCTTGGAAATGCTAATGATGTGAGTGTAATTCTCCCTAATCCTGCAACTTTCACTCTGCCTGAAATAACAACAGGTATTGGATTATTCACAGATACTAATGTTATAATTGTAACTAGGGAATCCTCAGCACCAGCTGATGCAATCTATAAAGTTACTATTGGAGATACAGAATTTCTCCTCACTTCTGCAAGCACAAATCTTTATGTCCCCGAGTTCCCAACCGTAGCCGCTCCCATTGCAGCTATACTTGGACTTTTCTTTATATTTGGGCGTAAGAAAGAAGGGCTTTAA
- a CDS encoding 50S ribosomal protein L23 — protein sequence MSSINYPFVTEKAMMLLDENKLQFIVDTRSNKKQIVEDVEKMYGFKVRSVRTMTTMKGMKKAVLAFEEPEAAHEIATRIGLM from the coding sequence ATGAGTTCTATCAATTATCCATTTGTTACTGAAAAAGCGATGATGCTGCTTGATGAAAACAAGCTTCAGTTTATCGTTGATACCAGGTCAAACAAAAAGCAGATCGTAGAAGATGTTGAGAAAATGTACGGATTCAAAGTAAGATCCGTGCGGACAATGACCACAATGAAGGGTATGAAGAAAGCAGTCCTTGCCTTTGAAGAACCTGAAGCGGCACATGAGATTGCAACCCGAATAGGACTTATGTGA
- the rpl4p gene encoding 50S ribosomal protein L4, translated as MATAKTIDLTGKVIGEIELPPVFDVDYRPDLIKKAVLAAQANRLQPYGPRLYAGMETSARGWGSGRGVSQVPRLVNSSRAARIPHAKGGRRAHPPKPEADRSEKVNTKERRYAIRSAIAATIDPTLVSLRGHIFEAELPIVAENALENLERTKQVIEFLEAAGLYEDVLRAKYGRHIRAGRGKIRGRKYKHKKSVLIVAGEKSPIMKAARNLSGVDVVTVDSLNAELLAPGTHAGRLTVWTESAIGKLEGAFQ; from the coding sequence ATGGCTACAGCAAAAACCATAGACCTTACAGGAAAGGTAATCGGGGAAATCGAACTTCCACCAGTGTTTGACGTAGACTACCGCCCTGACCTTATTAAAAAGGCAGTACTTGCGGCACAGGCAAACAGGCTTCAGCCCTATGGTCCCCGTCTCTACGCAGGCATGGAAACTTCTGCAAGAGGCTGGGGCTCCGGAAGGGGTGTATCCCAGGTCCCCAGACTCGTAAACAGCAGCAGGGCTGCAAGAATCCCGCACGCAAAGGGCGGAAGGAGAGCTCACCCACCAAAACCGGAAGCTGACAGAAGCGAGAAGGTTAACACAAAAGAGCGCCGCTATGCAATCCGCTCTGCAATCGCAGCAACCATTGACCCTACCCTTGTAAGCCTGAGGGGTCACATATTTGAAGCTGAACTTCCGATTGTTGCGGAAAATGCTCTTGAAAACCTCGAAAGGACAAAGCAGGTAATAGAATTCCTTGAAGCTGCTGGTCTGTATGAGGATGTCCTCAGGGCAAAGTACGGAAGGCATATCAGAGCCGGCCGTGGAAAAATCAGAGGCAGGAAATACAAACATAAAAAGAGCGTCCTGATAGTTGCAGGAGAAAAATCTCCTATCATGAAGGCTGCAAGAAACCTTTCCGGAGTAGATGTCGTAACAGTGGACTCACTGAACGCCGAACTGCTCGCACCAGGTACGCATGCAGGTCGCCTTACTGTCTGGACAGAGTCTGCAATTGGAAAACTGGAGGGCGCATTCCAATGA
- the rpl3p gene encoding 50S ribosomal protein L3 yields MASIHRPKRGSLAFSPRKRAKSHIPRFRAWPEATGEPKLQSFAGYKVGMTHVIMVDDIKNSLTQGMEISVPVTIIETPAIRVAAIRAYTEDSIGEKAIAEVWAADLDPELKRRIPIPAVENQAEALEAIGKLIEEGRVSDVKAVVYTLPKSLTGVPKKVPDIMESGISARDLSTKFEYAKSIFGTLVSFTDVFKNGTLVDTAAITIGKGTQGPVKRWGIQMQKGKHSRQGSLRQVGTLGPFHPAHVSWRVPQMGQTGYHQRTEFNKRILKIGADGTEVTPEGGFINYGLIRGDYVLIKGSVPGPSKRLIRFRDPIRAKKADLGEPNILYISRESKQG; encoded by the coding sequence ATGGCAAGCATACACCGACCAAAACGAGGTTCCCTCGCATTCAGTCCGCGCAAGAGGGCCAAGAGCCACATTCCAAGGTTCAGGGCCTGGCCGGAAGCTACAGGCGAGCCAAAGCTACAGAGTTTTGCAGGTTATAAGGTGGGTATGACCCACGTGATTATGGTTGATGATATAAAGAACAGCCTTACCCAGGGTATGGAAATCTCCGTGCCTGTGACTATAATCGAAACTCCTGCGATAAGGGTTGCAGCTATCCGGGCTTACACAGAAGACAGCATCGGGGAAAAAGCAATTGCGGAGGTATGGGCAGCAGACCTTGATCCTGAACTCAAACGCAGGATTCCAATTCCAGCAGTAGAGAATCAGGCTGAAGCCCTTGAAGCTATCGGAAAACTGATCGAAGAAGGCAGAGTAAGCGATGTTAAGGCAGTTGTCTACACCCTTCCAAAGAGCCTTACCGGTGTCCCTAAAAAGGTGCCGGATATCATGGAATCCGGAATCAGTGCAAGAGACCTCAGCACCAAATTCGAATACGCAAAATCAATCTTCGGAACACTTGTAAGCTTTACCGATGTTTTCAAGAATGGAACACTTGTTGACACCGCCGCAATTACCATAGGTAAAGGTACTCAGGGCCCTGTAAAACGCTGGGGTATTCAAATGCAGAAAGGCAAGCACTCCCGGCAGGGAAGCCTCAGGCAGGTCGGTACCCTCGGTCCCTTCCATCCGGCTCACGTTTCCTGGAGAGTTCCCCAGATGGGTCAGACGGGATACCACCAGAGGACTGAGTTTAACAAGCGTATCCTCAAGATCGGAGCCGATGGAACAGAAGTCACTCCGGAAGGTGGGTTCATTAACTATGGCCTTATCCGCGGAGACTATGTGCTGATAAAAGGCAGTGTCCCGGGGCCTTCCAAAAGACTTATAAGGTTCAGAGATCCGATCAGGGCAAAAAAAGCCGACCTTGGCGAACCCAACATCCTGTACATAAGCAGGGAATCCAAGCAGGGGTGA
- the rnp1 gene encoding ribonuclease P protein component 1, producing the protein MRSKVEILPSTLIFHELIGLDIKVIYSTNPSLTGIRGRVVNETKNMFVVENSQSRELQIPKADSEFIFRVPAELSEKGRRSDTFVKIQGNLLLSQPENRIKNIKKLRKWG; encoded by the coding sequence ATGAGATCTAAAGTGGAAATTCTGCCTTCGACTCTTATCTTTCATGAACTGATAGGGCTCGATATTAAGGTGATTTACTCCACTAATCCATCATTAACAGGAATCCGGGGCAGAGTAGTTAACGAGACGAAAAATATGTTTGTGGTTGAAAACTCTCAGTCCCGGGAACTGCAGATTCCCAAGGCGGATTCGGAATTTATCTTCCGGGTCCCTGCCGAGCTCTCAGAAAAAGGCCGCAGATCCGATACATTCGTTAAAATTCAGGGAAACCTGCTGCTCTCACAACCCGAAAATCGGATCAAGAACATTAAAAAGCTACGTAAATGGGGCTAA
- a CDS encoding PASTA domain-containing protein: MKNLSDIRSSLEAFRKAGTIDSASYANIVDKLNNTEIKFQSIQKEALVYKENFDKLLAEKLVLEREKNSLATQVTTLSSEKAELESRISILLKNRPVLSSSNLVSSFASSFVEMDKGLKKVQSGSKYLVSNMNVTLKTNIALEGGELRFQLPKADDIISPENLSTIEFSLKASPEKPGIDSYVEVPYLVGLSNEEAESKLLESGFKIGDVIEIESSKPQGMVLAQLPSEGSLAEPGADVDLTVSRFLSVRVPNLVGLGLEAAKVLLEKSRLQLEGVKEQPSDKDPGIVLTQSLSSGSEVEVDSEIVLTVSAKVYEVPNLLGLELESAKKVIEKSGLQTGRLKKQLSSGKSGVVLTQSLKPGLEVEANAKVDLIVSTGEKNVVLEKPLRTIPETETKVSRETSASTSAETSGQDYKSVPGVIGMPLEKAYSLLGAQGIKVGTISEVASTATAGTVTGQSPEAGSTVNLSVPVNLVVSKQAPEAQLRSNTLSRIKL, translated from the coding sequence ATGAAAAATCTAAGTGATATCAGGAGCAGCCTGGAAGCATTCAGGAAAGCCGGAACAATAGATTCCGCTAGTTATGCAAACATTGTAGATAAATTGAATAATACGGAAATCAAATTCCAATCCATTCAAAAAGAAGCCCTTGTCTATAAAGAAAATTTTGACAAACTGCTCGCGGAAAAACTCGTCCTTGAACGGGAGAAAAACAGTCTTGCAACCCAGGTGACGACACTCTCAAGTGAGAAAGCAGAACTTGAGTCCCGGATTTCCATTTTGCTGAAAAACAGACCTGTCCTTTCGTCTTCAAACCTTGTCAGCTCTTTTGCGTCCTCGTTTGTGGAAATGGACAAGGGACTTAAGAAAGTGCAGTCCGGCTCAAAGTACCTTGTCAGCAATATGAATGTGACCTTAAAAACCAACATTGCTCTCGAAGGGGGGGAGTTAAGGTTCCAGCTGCCAAAAGCCGATGACATCATCAGCCCCGAAAACCTCAGCACAATAGAATTTTCCCTGAAAGCTTCTCCTGAAAAACCGGGTATTGACTCTTATGTGGAAGTTCCATACCTTGTGGGGCTCTCAAATGAAGAAGCCGAAAGCAAACTGCTTGAATCAGGCTTTAAGATAGGAGATGTCATTGAAATAGAAAGCAGTAAACCTCAAGGTATGGTCCTTGCCCAGCTCCCATCTGAAGGTTCCCTTGCAGAACCGGGAGCAGACGTGGACCTTACAGTTTCCAGGTTTCTTTCCGTAAGGGTCCCGAACCTCGTAGGACTCGGACTTGAAGCCGCAAAAGTCCTTCTTGAAAAATCGCGGCTCCAGCTTGAAGGAGTCAAAGAACAGCCTTCGGACAAAGACCCGGGCATAGTCCTCACCCAGAGTCTCAGTTCGGGTTCGGAAGTCGAAGTTGACTCTGAGATTGTCCTGACGGTTTCTGCAAAGGTCTACGAAGTCCCTAACCTGCTCGGGCTTGAGCTTGAAAGTGCAAAAAAAGTCATAGAAAAGTCCGGGCTCCAGACGGGAAGGTTAAAGAAACAGCTCTCGAGCGGAAAATCCGGAGTCGTACTTACCCAGAGCCTCAAACCCGGGCTTGAAGTTGAAGCAAACGCAAAGGTTGACCTTATCGTTTCAACTGGAGAAAAGAACGTGGTGCTTGAAAAACCCCTGCGGACAATTCCCGAAACCGAAACTAAGGTATCCCGTGAAACTTCTGCCAGCACATCTGCCGAAACTTCCGGGCAGGACTATAAATCAGTTCCAGGCGTTATCGGGATGCCCCTTGAAAAAGCGTATTCTTTGCTCGGGGCTCAGGGGATTAAAGTCGGGACGATTTCCGAAGTCGCTTCAACGGCTACCGCCGGAACAGTTACAGGTCAGAGTCCGGAAGCAGGTTCTACGGTCAACCTATCGGTCCCGGTGAATCTTGTAGTCTCAAAACAGGCACCTGAAGCCCAACTGCGTAGCAACACTCTCTCAAGAATCAAACTTTAA
- a CDS encoding 30S ribosomal protein S3, translating into MAIERKFVNDGYVKASMDEYFAEQLNRAGYGGMELNRTPMGTQIIIYSEKPGMVIGKAGKVIRKLTRDVATKYNLENPQIDAQEVKRPELNAQMMASRLASSIERGWYFRKAGHNTLRAVMNAGALGCEVVISGKLTGARSRVEKFVNGHVKHSGHPVQEVVDEGFAVAVKKLGTLGCKVRIIQPDVVLPDSFRIKESSEIIVEPAEKPAEKPAEKPAEAPKKEGAAKPKAPAAVPEKEVEVAEVAEPEEAEEESPVEASEDVEEAELIYVEGSEEVRRQVNGVWQHKHESYDYWHPMARVHKEAKE; encoded by the coding sequence ATGGCAATAGAGAGAAAGTTCGTTAATGACGGGTATGTTAAAGCCTCCATGGACGAGTATTTTGCAGAACAGCTGAACAGGGCTGGATACGGCGGCATGGAGCTGAACAGGACCCCTATGGGCACCCAGATTATTATTTACTCCGAAAAGCCGGGGATGGTAATCGGGAAAGCCGGGAAGGTCATCAGAAAACTTACCCGTGACGTTGCAACCAAATACAACCTCGAAAACCCGCAGATTGACGCTCAGGAAGTCAAGAGGCCTGAACTTAATGCCCAGATGATGGCATCCAGGCTTGCATCTTCCATTGAGAGGGGCTGGTACTTCAGAAAAGCCGGACACAACACCCTCAGAGCAGTCATGAACGCAGGCGCACTTGGCTGTGAAGTCGTAATCTCCGGAAAGCTTACCGGAGCAAGGTCAAGAGTTGAAAAATTCGTTAACGGGCACGTAAAACACTCCGGACACCCTGTACAAGAGGTAGTAGACGAAGGGTTTGCAGTAGCAGTTAAAAAGCTCGGAACCCTTGGCTGCAAAGTCAGGATCATTCAACCTGACGTTGTCCTACCTGATTCATTCAGGATTAAGGAATCAAGCGAGATTATCGTTGAGCCCGCTGAAAAGCCTGCCGAAAAACCAGCTGAGAAACCCGCTGAAGCCCCTAAAAAGGAAGGTGCGGCAAAACCCAAAGCTCCTGCGGCAGTACCCGAGAAAGAAGTAGAGGTAGCCGAAGTCGCAGAACCCGAAGAAGCTGAGGAAGAATCCCCGGTGGAGGCATCTGAAGACGTCGAAGAAGCCGAACTTATCTATGTTGAGGGCTCAGAAGAAGTCCGAAGACAGGTCAATGGTGTCTGGCAGCACAAGCATGAGAGCTATGATTACTGGCATCCCATGGCAAGGGTCCACAAGGAGGCTAAGGAATAA
- a CDS encoding 30S ribosomal protein S19, protein MVKKSSSRLPKRKGEFTYRGKTVSELQELSLEEFAELLPSRERRSIKRGFTDGQKKVLHEFKEGKNIRTHHRDLIILPEMIGTVIEIHNGKSFISVELQPEMIGHRFGEFAPTRPKVNHGSAGVGATRSSKFVPLK, encoded by the coding sequence ATGGTAAAAAAATCATCATCAAGGTTACCGAAGAGAAAAGGTGAGTTCACCTACCGCGGGAAAACCGTCTCAGAACTTCAGGAACTGAGTCTTGAAGAGTTTGCAGAACTTCTGCCTTCCAGAGAGCGCAGGAGCATCAAACGCGGGTTCACAGACGGGCAGAAGAAAGTCCTGCACGAGTTCAAGGAAGGAAAGAATATAAGGACCCATCACAGGGACCTGATCATTCTTCCAGAAATGATCGGAACAGTTATCGAAATCCACAACGGGAAAAGTTTTATAAGTGTGGAACTTCAGCCTGAAATGATCGGGCACCGCTTTGGAGAATTTGCACCCACAAGACCAAAAGTTAACCACGGCAGTGCCGGTGTGGGAGCAACCCGTTCAAGCAAGTTCGTACCGTTGAAATGA